One genomic window of Cinclus cinclus chromosome 6, bCinCin1.1, whole genome shotgun sequence includes the following:
- the LOC134045172 gene encoding carbohydrate sulfotransferase 8-like — translation MNQKLLVFLLPNFLFGIFLFGFFFKRQKHLTDAFPSPAENWLSIQNGRKNTLASVCLKNNLNKQRSILDSLVANQLFVEHKHKFIYCEVPKVGCSNWKRTIFLLQSDFNAEASDIGHDNIHHTSLIKRLVSYPPALQKEFLSNYTKVMFTRHPLERLVSAYRDKLLHSEPFYSTNVANEIRAMFRKNQNSSEKVSFQEFVSFIIAKPPHTLDIHWKPMFLLCDPCNIHYDIVGKYETLGLDSEHVLKVIGAPESLQYPSLKRYSSEKRTDGDITLEYLRHLTSEQIEKTKKLYEMDFFLFNYTMKYEDYSSLND, via the exons ATGAACCAGAAGCTGTTAGTTTTCCTTCTCCCAAATTTTTTATTTGGGATatttctttttgggtttttctttaaGAGACAAAAACACCTAACAG ATGcttttcccagtcctgctgaaAATTGGCTGTCAATTCAAAATGGTCGGAAAAACACACTGGCTTCTGTCTGCTTGAAGAATAACCTTAATAAACAAAGAAGCATATTGGATTCTCTTGTTGCAAACCAGCTCTTTGTGGAGCACAAGCATAAATTTATCTACTGTGAGGTGCCCAAGGTAGGCTGCTCCAACTGGAAGAgaactatttttcttcttcaatcAGACTTCAATGCAGAGGCTTCTGATATTGGGCATGACAACATTCACCATACATCACTAATCAAAAGGCTGGTTTCTTACCCTCCTGCCTTGCAAAAGGAATTTCTAAGCAACTACACCAAAGTGATGTTCACCAGACATCCCTTGGAACGGCTGGTTTCAGCTTACAGAGACAAACTCCTGCACTCTGAACCATTCTACAGTACCAATGTTGCTAATGAGATTAGGGCAATGTTtaggaaaaatcaaaattcttCTGAAAAAGTAAGTTTCCAGGAGTTTGTCAGCTTCATTATAGCAAAACCACCACATACTCTTGACATTCACTGGAAGCCAATGTTTCTGCTCTGTGATCCTTGCAACATTCACTATGATATTGTGGGTAAGTATGAAACTCTTGGGTTGGATTCTGAGCATGTTCTGAAGGTCATTGGTGCACCAGAGAGCCTGCAATACCCCAGCTTGAAGAGATACAGCTCAGAGAAACGAACTGATGGTGATATCACCTTGGAGTATCTCAGACATTTGACCTCAGAACAAAttgagaagacaaaaaaattgtatgaaatggatttttttttgttcaactATACTATGAAATATGAGGATTATTCCTCCCTGAATGACTAA